One window of the Bacteroidales bacterium genome contains the following:
- a CDS encoding PQQ-like beta-propeller repeat protein, with product MKKTPVIAIILLLIVLINNAQDNSTWRGPQRDGIYPERNLLTKWPDNGLNLIWKYDGLGVGYTSAAVTKDKVFITGTTDSTSYLFAFNHNGELLWKKELGKEWIVNFPGVRSTPLIFDGRGYVLSGRGVIYCFNPENSEILWTVDLYKQYDGRVVKFGITENLLIDGDKLFCTPGGVDANVIALNRKNGNLIWKSKGVGEVSAYCSPILIEFKGTKYLLTITAKSILSINPENGDVVWSHDLLYPYGIHGNTPVYRDGYIFAMNGWEWGSVMLKLAEDGKSVSEVWKSKLFDLEHGGVVLIGNNIYGADWTTKHFSCVDWNTGVVRDSVKTISPSSVIVAEGLIYCYTYAGEVALVRPLDNGFEVISKFKVDGVKRDHIAIPVIDKGRLYIRYANTLWVYNISSK from the coding sequence ATGAAAAAAACACCTGTTATTGCAATTATTTTATTATTAATAGTTTTAATTAATAATGCTCAAGATAATTCAACATGGAGAGGACCTCAAAGGGATGGTATTTATCCAGAAAGAAACCTGTTAACTAAATGGCCTGATAACGGATTAAATTTGATTTGGAAATATGATGGGCTTGGTGTTGGATATACCTCTGCCGCAGTTACTAAAGATAAAGTATTTATTACTGGAACAACGGATAGTACTAGTTACCTTTTTGCATTTAACCATAACGGTGAGTTGCTCTGGAAAAAAGAATTAGGAAAGGAGTGGATTGTTAACTTTCCGGGTGTTCGTTCTACCCCATTAATTTTCGATGGACGTGGTTATGTTTTGAGTGGTCGTGGAGTTATTTACTGCTTTAATCCAGAAAATAGTGAGATACTTTGGACAGTTGATCTTTACAAGCAGTATGATGGAAGAGTTGTGAAATTTGGAATAACTGAAAATCTTTTAATTGATGGGGATAAACTCTTTTGTACGCCGGGTGGGGTTGATGCTAATGTGATAGCACTTAATAGAAAGAACGGTAATCTAATTTGGAAAAGCAAAGGTGTTGGAGAAGTGAGTGCATATTGCTCGCCTATTTTAATTGAATTTAAAGGCACAAAATATCTTTTAACCATTACGGCAAAGTCAATTTTATCGATTAACCCTGAAAATGGTGATGTTGTTTGGAGTCACGATTTATTATACCCGTATGGAATACATGGGAATACTCCTGTTTATCGGGATGGATATATATTTGCAATGAATGGTTGGGAATGGGGGAGCGTGATGTTGAAACTTGCTGAAGATGGTAAGTCGGTTAGCGAGGTATGGAAGAGTAAACTCTTTGATCTCGAACATGGAGGCGTTGTACTTATTGGAAATAATATTTATGGAGCCGATTGGACTACAAAACATTTCTCCTGTGTTGATTGGAATACGGGTGTTGTTAGGGATTCAGTAAAAACAATTTCCCCTTCATCAGTAATAGTCGCAGAAGGACTGATTTATTGCTATACATATGCAGGAGAGGTTGCTTTAGTAAGACCGCTTGATAATGGATTTGAGGTAATTAGCAAATTTAAGGTGGACGGGGTTAAACGGGATCATATTGCTATTCCTGTTATCGATAAAGGACGACTTTATATAAGATATGCTAATACGTTATGGGTATATAATATTTCATCTAAGTAA
- a CDS encoding PQQ-like beta-propeller repeat protein has product MRQLVFVFVAITFFTQCNSKQEIAQWRGPERNGIYPEKNLQTQWPDGGPKLLWKYDSLGFGYSSAAVTSNKVYTIGTIDSISYVFTFNTAGKLLWKKPLGKDWMVNWPGMRSTPIIYNGLGYVLNGYGVIYCFDANNGEVIWSKDIVKEFKTILPKFGLCENLVVDGDKLFCTPASTEATVVALNRKTGTLIWKSQGTNDSTTYCTPILIELGGKKFFINQTKQGLISTNAETGEQVWKYPFKGFPISHTPIFRNGYLFTVDVWKAGSVMLKISDDGLKYTEVWRNLKFDPQQGDVVVLNDRMYGAGDEGNKFMCVDWNTGKEIYSDSTKADITNVISAENLLYIYELRGGAVKLLKPTEKGFEKLGSFIVKGGTAQLHCSHPVIKNGRLYIRHDNSLFVYDIGK; this is encoded by the coding sequence ATGAGACAATTAGTGTTCGTTTTTGTTGCAATTACATTTTTCACCCAATGTAATTCAAAACAGGAGATTGCCCAATGGCGTGGTCCAGAAAGAAATGGTATCTACCCCGAGAAAAATTTGCAAACCCAGTGGCCCGATGGTGGTCCAAAACTACTTTGGAAGTACGATAGTTTAGGTTTTGGTTACTCTTCTGCTGCAGTAACCTCTAATAAAGTTTATACTATTGGAACTATTGATAGTATCAGTTATGTTTTTACTTTCAATACTGCAGGAAAATTGTTATGGAAAAAGCCGCTAGGCAAAGATTGGATGGTGAATTGGCCTGGAATGCGTTCAACTCCCATTATTTATAATGGTTTAGGGTACGTATTGAATGGTTATGGTGTAATTTATTGCTTTGATGCAAACAATGGAGAAGTTATCTGGTCAAAGGATATTGTAAAAGAATTCAAAACAATTCTCCCTAAATTCGGACTTTGTGAAAACCTTGTTGTTGATGGAGATAAATTGTTTTGTACTCCTGCAAGCACTGAGGCTACGGTAGTTGCATTGAATCGGAAAACTGGAACTTTAATATGGAAAAGCCAAGGAACTAACGATAGTACAACTTACTGCACACCAATTTTAATAGAATTAGGAGGAAAGAAGTTTTTTATTAATCAAACTAAACAAGGTCTCATTTCTACTAATGCTGAGACAGGAGAACAGGTCTGGAAGTATCCTTTTAAAGGATTTCCAATTTCACATACTCCAATATTTAGAAATGGGTACTTGTTCACTGTTGATGTTTGGAAAGCAGGTAGTGTTATGCTTAAAATTTCTGACGATGGACTAAAGTATACCGAAGTATGGAGGAATTTGAAGTTTGACCCTCAACAAGGAGATGTAGTTGTTTTAAATGATAGAATGTATGGTGCTGGCGATGAAGGAAATAAATTTATGTGTGTTGATTGGAATACGGGTAAAGAGATTTATTCCGACTCAACAAAAGCAGATATAACAAATGTTATTTCAGCCGAAAATCTACTTTATATCTATGAATTAAGAGGCGGTGCCGTTAAGTTGCTAAAGCCAACAGAAAAAGGATTTGAAAAATTGGGCTCTTTTATAGTTAAAGGAGGAACAGCACAATTACATTGCTCTCATCCCGTTATTAAGAATGGTCGACTATATATTCGGCATGATAATTCTCTTTTTGTCTATGACATTGGAAAGTAG